CGGTCTGTGCCTCCCAGAACTCCCCGAGGTCCTGGATCAGGGTCAGCCCATCGGCCTCGTAGGTGAAGCGCTTCTCATGAATCACCACGCCTTGCGCACCGGGAACCGTTCGGAGCTCCTCGTAAAGGGTGTCAAAGGGGAGGTATTGCCTCCCCCCGGCGCCGAGACGCCGACCCCCTCCGGCTTCGCGAAGGGGGGGATTGTTGAGCCAGAAGTCTAGCAGGAAGTTAGCGGTCGTCTGTGCACCGGGAGCGAGGACGGTCTGCGTGGGATCGAAGGGAGCATCGCCGTTCTTGAGCAGGAGCGGCCCGCAGCCCCGCCCGAGTGCGCCGCCGCAGGGGAGGAGCTCGTAGGCCGTCTTTAGCGCGGGGTAGGCGGCGTAGCTGACCTTGATAATGTCGAACTGCTCGGTTGCGGCGGCCTCGTTGGCGGCCTGGACATCGAGGTAGGTCGTCTCAAAGGTCAGCTCGGGGTGCGCGACATGCCCCAGCAGAATCCCGGCGAAGATATACACATCGTTGGGGCAGGGGGAGATGCAGAGTTGTAGAGTCATGGTTTTGTTTTCTTCTCGCCCCGGTTAGAGCGGGGCGTCAACGGGCGTCGCAAGCTCCGCCGCAAAGGCCTTCGGCCATCAGAGAGCCCTATGGCCGAAGGCCTTCCCAGCCGTAGGCTCGTTGACGCCCCCCTCCAACGGGGGCGATTCCCACGGGCGGGATCAGCTGATCTGTTTGAGCAAGAACTGCGGATTGAACTTCCGGTCGCAGCGGGCGCAGGAACTCCGGGTGAGGCGCTTGCGGCGGTAGATGCGGGTGCTACAGGCGGGGCACTCGTAGATGTAGCGCCACCAGCCGGCGCTGCGGTCCTTGGGGGGCAGGGCTTTCTTGCGGTCCGGGGGGCAGCCCAGCTTCTCCGCCAGCGCCCAGAACGCCGCCGAGTGGTTGGGATGGATCAGGTGCGCCACCTCATGGCGAAAGGTGATCAGGGTCTCGTCGAAGCCGTGGTCCAGAAACGCCTGCCAGGAGACCACGATCCGCCGCTTGTGGGGCTGGCAGTAGCCGCCGTACTTCTTGCGTGTCGAGACCACAAGCTCACTTAGCTGCAGGGCTCCTGCAAAGTGTGCCTCATTGAGCCGGTGGAACTCCTCCCACAGTGCCGCTTCAACCTCGTGACGCTCAGTCATCCTTCAAACAACTATTTTACCGTCCCCGGAACCTATTGGGTACACTTGGGTTATACTTTGTGAAAAATAGTACGGAGTGAAGACAGATGGCCTACGCAGGGTTTCGGGAGTTTCTGGAAAAACTAGAAAAAGAGGGCGAGCTTAAGCGGATCAAGACACCCGTGGATCCGGTGCTGGAGATCACGGAGATCGCGGATCGGGTGGTGCGCTCGGGCGGGCCGGCACTGCTCTTTGAGAACCCCAAGGGCAGCAGTGTCCCCCTCGCGATCGGGGTCTTCGCGACCCGCAAGCGCATGAGTATGGCGCTGGGAGTGGGGGATATCGAGGAGATCGCCAAGGAGATCGAGGACTGGACCAAGCTCCCGACCACCATGCCCAATGGCCTGCTGGCCAAGGCTGCGCTTCTGCCCCAGATCGGGGAGCTGGCCAAGAACACCGCGCCGCGGATTGTGAGCCATGGGCAGTGCCAGGAAGTGGTCAAGACCGGTGAGCAGGTCAAGCTCTCGGAGCTGCCGATCCTGAAGTGCTGGCCGCTCGATGGGGGCCGCTTTATCACCCTCCCGCTGGTCTTCACCAAGAGTGTCGATGGTAAGCGCAATGTGGGGATGTACCGGGTGCAGGTCTACGACGAGACGACCTGCGGGATGCACTGGCAGCGCCATAAAGTCGGCAACCGCCACCACGGGGAGTACGAGGCCCAGGGACGCAATATCCCAGTCGCGGTGGCCCTGGGCGGCGATCCCGCACTGACCTACGCCGCCACGGCCCCGCTGCCGGACATGATCGATGAGATGGTCTTCGCGGGCTTTCTGCGCAAGAAGCCCGTGGACTTGGTGCGGTGCAAGACCCAGGATCTCGAGGTCCCCGCCGATGCGGAGATCGTCCTGGAGGGCTATGTCCCGGCAAATGAGCGGCGCACGGAGGGGCCCTTTGGCGACCACACGGGCTTCTACACCCTCGAAGACGAGTACCCGGTCTTCCACGTGACGGCGATCACGCACCGGAAAAATCCTGTCTACCCCGCCACCATCGTGGGCCGGCCGCCCATCGAGGACGAGTGGCTGGGGAAGGCGACCGAGCGGCTGTTTCTGCCCCTGGTGCGGCTCTTTGTGCCCGAGATCATCGACTACAACCTCCCGCCCGAGGCGTGCTTCCATAACCTCTGCATCGTCAAGATCAAGAAGCGCTACCCCGGCCATGCGCAGAAAGTGATGAACGCGATCTGGGGCCTGGGGCAGATGATGTTCACGAAGGTGATTATCGTGGTCGATGAGTGGGTGGACGTGCAGAACCTCAAAGAGGTGCTCTGGGTGACCACCAACAATATCGACCCCGAGCGCGACACGCTCTTTACCCGCGGCCCGATCGATGTGCTGGACCACGCCAGCCGCGCGATGGGCTTTGGCTCGAAGATGGGGATCGACGCCACCCAAAAGTGGCCCGAAGAAGGTTTCACCCGCCCCTGGCCACCGGTCATCGAGATGGATGAGGCGGTCAAGAAGCGGGTGGATCAGCTCTGGGGGCAGCTTGGGCTCTAGAAGTTGGCGGTCAGTGTCCCGTTGAGGGTCGCCCCACCCGAGTTGGGCGTGTCGGTGGGATAGGCTCCGCTTGCCACCACAACGACATTCTCCAGAGAGACCGTGATCGAGGTACTCGTGATCGCCGTGATTCGGAGGGTCCCGCTGGCAGGCTTAAAGTAGAGGGCGCTGTTGAGCCCGAGCTGCCGGCTGATATTAAGCCGGACGGGATAGTTGGTTGCCGTCGTCCCTAAGTTATTGAAGATGTCTCCGGCACGGAAGGGAACGCTGGGGGTGCTGGAGTCGATCAAGTTAAACTCGATAAGAGTATTGGGGTAGGTGCTGTAGGAGCCCTGTCCCATGGTGAAGTTGATGTAGGTATCTCCGCCCCGCTGGCCCCCCAGTTTCCCAAGGGCGAGTGGCCCTGCGGGAAAGTTGCCGGTTCGGTTGGTGACCGTCAGTGTCCCGTTGGTCGGCGGTGGGGTGGGGCTTGGTGTGGGGGTGGGAGTGGGACTCGGAGTCGGGGCGGGTGTCGGCGTGGTTCCGGGGGAGGGAAGTACCACCGGCGAGTCCGAGCGTCGCACCGGGACGTTGAAGATCCGTCCATCCGAGAGAGCCACTGTCAGTGTGCCGTAGCTATTGTCGGCAGGTAAGTTGCCGGTGACATGGACATCGAAGGGGCCACCCGTTCCGGTGTAGACTCCACTGAGGTTCACTTCGCCTGTGTCGGGGTCAAAGGTCCCCGAGAGGGTCACACCTGACAGGGGGATCGTGATGGGCCACTCCACGCGGGAGGCGCGCGTGGCCTTTCGGGTGCTGACAAAGCCGCCCGTCGCGTTTCTGTAGGCGTTGGTACCTAGGTTCAGAGTCATCCGGGAGCCATCGGCAAGGACGATCTCCTCGGAGATAAAGCTACGGCTAGCAAAGACACTGGCAGGGGTGACGGTGCCTGCGCTACAGCCGGGGGCGACCATCAGCCCCGCGGTGAGAACGAGCAGACCGCCCGTGGTGATCAGGCGCTGCATTTGAAGGCGAGTGATTTTCATAGTGGAGAAACCTTTCTTGGCACCAGCGTAGCCCCTGGGTGTTACAGCCCGCGTTACAACTTTCTTAATCTGCGGGTAAACTGAGAGGATCATGGCAAGAAAACGAAACACGGGTCTACCGCCCGGAGCCTGGCGCGTGGAAGAGGCGATCTGGGGCGAGCACCAGCGCGTCCGGCTCATCACCGGCTTGCCGAGCATCGTGGACGACCAGGAGCGGGTGCGCTCGATCCATGCGGTGGCGCTCTTGCCCGATGGAAAGCTGGTCCTGGCGGAGAACAAAGACGGCACCTTTACCTTCCCCGGTGGACGACTAGAGGGTGGCGAGACCCAGGACCAGGCGCTCCAGCGCGAGCTCTGGGAGGAGGTGCGCACCCGCCTCGCCCCGGGCTACAAGCCCATTGCGGCCACCCGGATCGAGTTTCTCAACCGTGTCCCCGGCCGGGTCTACCGGGTCCATCCCACCTACCTGCTCTGGGTCTCCGGCCAGGTCGCGGAGCTCTCCGATGAGCCGCACCACGATCCCGCCGATAGCGTGGTCGGGCGCCGGCTTGCGTCCCCGGAAGAGGCCCTCACCCTCCTCCCCGAGCTTGAGCGCCGTGTGCTCGAAACCTGCCTAGGCCGCCTCCCCGAGCCCACGGGGGTGATCCGTGAGCTGGTCGATGGAGAAGAGAGCGAGTGAGCAAGCGCCTCGTGGTCGCCATCACCGGAGCCAGCGGTGCGCTCTACGCTCAGCGCTTCCTGATGCAGGCGGTGCGCCACTACGACGAGCTCTACTTAATGCTCTCGTCGAACGCCGCCGCCGTGCTCAAGACCGAGCTGAATCGCGAGCTGGATGCCTACCTCTGCGACCCGAAGATCACGCTCTGCGAGAAGCGCAACTTCTTCACCCCGCCCGCCTCGGGGAGCTTCCGCCACGACGGCATGGTGATTGTGCCGTGCTCGATGGGCACCGCCGGGCGTATCGCAAACGGCATCAGCGACGATCTCACCACCCGCGCCGCCGATGTCTGCCTCAAAGAAGGCCGCAAGCTGATCTTGGTCCCTCGCGAGATGCCCTGGAACCTGATCCATCTGCGAAACATGACCCAGCTCGCTGAGGCCGGCGCGACCATCCTCCCCGCCAGCCCCGCCTTCTACCACGAACCCAAGACCATCGAAGACCTGGTAGACACCGTGGTCGCGCGCATCCTACAAAACCTCGGCATCGAACAAACCCTTGTCGGCGAGTGGCAAAAATAAAATATTGCTGGGGCGTTTTGTTCCCGGACGGTAAACGTCCGGCTATGGGGCCTTCGGCCGCCTCCTCGTTCCTCGTCGGTACAAGATTTATCCGCCGAAGGCGCGGCGGAGGCACGACGCCCCATAGCCGGATGATTTCCATCCCGGGCATGAATGGCATGCAAAAATAAAATTTCCGCATTTTGTAAGAACGCGGGTAGTGTGACCGTTATAGGGGCGGAGGAAACTCATGTCCAGCTGTGAGCGGCATATCTTTTTACATTTTGTCTGGGCGACGCGGGATCGTCTGCCCTTTGTGACCCCGGAGATCGAGCGACGTTTGTACCGAATGATGGAAGCCAAGGTGCGCGAGCTTGGGTGTCGGGTCGCGGCGATCAATGGGATGCCCGACCATGTGCATCTTCATGGCTATGGTGTTTTTAGCGTCGGGCAAGACGGAGTGGGGCCGGTCGTCAGCTACATCACCAACCAAAAACAGCACCACGCCGATAACGACGTGTGGGATAATTGGGAATACATCCCTATCACCACCGATTATCTCGCCGAAGGCGCGGCGCGAAGCGCCCCATAGCCGGACGTTCACCGTCCTGGAAATAACGCCACACAACATACATGGACGATCTACAGACAGCATTAAAAGAGTTTTTCGGGCACGAGGATTTCCGCGAGGGGCAGCGGGAGATCGTGGAGGCGGCGGTGGCGGGGGTGGACACGCTGGCGGTCTTGCCCACGGGCGGGGGGAAGTCGGTGACCTACCAGCTACCGGGGCTGCTCTTGCCGGGCGCGACTCTCATTCTCTCGCCGCTGATTGCGCTGATGAAGGACCAGGTCGAGAGCCTCCCGGAGGCGCTCCAAGGCCGGGTCGCGCTGATCAACTCCTCGCTGGACTCGTCGGAGCTGGGCAAGCGGCTGGCGCAGCTCAAGTCCGGGCAGCTGAAACTGATCTACGCGGCGCCCGAGCGGCTCCGGCAGCCGCCGTTTCTACACGCGCTCCGCGAGGCGGGTGTCTCGCTGGTGGTGATCGACGAGGCGCACTGTATCAGCCAGTGGGGGCATGATTTTCGGCCCGATTACCGTGCGGTGGGGCGGGCGGTGCAGGAGCTCAACCCGCGCTCCGTGCTCGCGGTCACGGCCACGGCGCCGCCCGATGTCCAGCGCGATATCGAGCAACAGCTGGGGCGCAAGCTCAAGGTTATTTTGAAGCCGACCTGGCGGGAGAATTTGTTTTTGGAGGCGCGGCGCGTGAAGAGCAACGACGAGAAGCTTTTTGCCACCGTGGAGATCTGCCAGCAGTTCGAGGGAGTCGGGCTGGTCTATGCGTCGTCGCGGGATAGATGTGAGGATATCTCGCGCATGCTCAAGCGGCAGGGAGTGGCGGCGGGGTTTTACCATGCGGGCCTGGAGCCCGTGGAGCGGGCGGCGGCGCAGGATCGTTTTATGAGCGGCGAGGTGCGGGTCATGGCCGCGACTGTCGCCTTTGGGATGGGGGTCGATAAGTCCGACATTCGGTTTCTGCTGCACTTTAACCCGTCGCGGACCCTGGAGAACTACTACCAGGAGGCGGGGCGTGCCGGGCGTGACGGGAAACCGTCGCGCTGCGTCATGCTCTACACCAGCTCGGACATGGCGGCGGCGACCCGGCGGCTCAACGAGGACGCGCTCACGGCGGAGCGGGTGCAGAGTGTCTACCGGGCCGTGCGCAGTGTTCTCGGGCGGCGGCGATGTGCGCCCGTGCGCTTCGAGGCGCTGGTCAGCGAGGTGGGCGGCGACGACGGCTTGGTGCGTAGCGCCTTGCCCGTCCTGGAGGAGCTGGGGCTGCTCGCCCGCCACGCCGACTTGCCCCGCGCGATGCACCTCTATAGTGAGCTCCTCAGCGACGAGGCCGACCCCTTGGCCGACTTGCTCCTCTCCGCGGGGAGCGATCCGGTCGCCCAGGCCGAGGCGGCAGGCCTCCACCTCGCCGACCTGGAGCACGAGGTCCTGCGCCTGCAGGAGGCGGGCTACCTCACCTACCGCGCCGCCCCCCGCGATCTCTGCCTGGAGCTGCTCCCACCGCCTGAGGACACCAAGGCCCGGCTCGACGAGCGCCTCAAAGAGCGCGCCGAGGCCGCCGCCTACCGGGCCGCTGCGATGAAGGCCTACGGCGATGAGCCCAAGTGCCGCCACGCCCAGATCGCCCGCTACTTCGGCGATCGCTGGCCCCGCCGCACCTGCGGCATGTGCGATGTGTGTGCACTCCCCCCGGCTTCGCCGACCCCCTCTCGCTCTGAATCCGCGTTCCGCGGGACGAGAGAGGGTAAGCTCCCCTCCCTTCGTCCCGACGAAGTCGGAAATAGAGCGAAGGGAGGGGCAGGGGGAGGGATGTCTGGAGGGATGCCCATCGACGCCCTGCGCCTGCTCCACGACCTGGCGAGCGGCTACTACCCGTTTCAACTCGGTAAGGCGGGGCTGATGAAGGCGCTGCGGGGGACGCCCGATGCGCCGGTGAAGCCAAACCGGACGGGCGCATTTGGCGCACTGGAGGGCTGGAAGAAAGCCGATGTCGAGCGCCTGATCGAGGCACTGATCGAGCAGAGCTACCTGCGCCGCGATGAAGAAGACGAGTACCGGCGGCTCTACCTCACGGAGAGCGGGCTAGAGGCGCTTCAGTCGGGGGAGCTGGATATCGAGTGGCGGGCACCGTCGGTGGTACAAGCCCAAGCCTCCAGCGAGAGCGCGGATCCGGGGCTTCTTGCGGCGCTCAAGGCCTGGCGCAAAGAGCTTGCCAGCGAGCAGGCGGTCCCGCCGTATGTCATCTTCGCGGATAAGGTGCTGGAGGGGATCGCCGCGCGCAAGCCCGCCAATGAGTTTGAGCTCCTAGAGATCGCGGGAATCGGGCCGGGGAAGGCTGCCAAGTTTGGCGAGACCGTGCTGGAGCTGGTGCGTAGGCAGGGGTGAATTATGAATTTAAAATCGTGAAAAATAAAGCACGTAAATGGGAACTCCTTTTTCTCTCCTAGTGTTTCTTAGTTGGGCGAGGCTGTGAGCCTTGCCAGAAAGAAGGAACTAAAATGGTGTCCCGTCGGTGCCGACAGCGGCTTTTCACGCTTATTGAGCTTCTTGTGGTGATCGCTATTATTGCCATCCTCGCCGCGATTCTCTTCCCCGTCTTTGCCCAGGCACGGGAGCGTGCACGCTCGACCGCTTGCCTCTCGAATATGAAGCAGCTCCTCACGGCCGAGATCATGTATGCACAGGACTACGATGAGATGCTCCCACGGCTGGTGAATGTCTGTGTGCCGGGTATCCCCAACACGACCAAAGACTTCTACAACATCACCGACATGTTGCTGCCCTACGTGAAGAATGGCGAGATCTACAAGTGCCCCAGCGACCCCATTGAGCGCTGGAATGGGGGGATGCCCACCGGCGGGGCTGTGAGCTACGCTTGGACCCACTACCAGCCGGGCTTTGAGACAGACAGTACCTACGGGCTGCACGCGCGCTATCCTGAGGTCTGTGGGAGCACAAACTTTGCCGACTCGCTCACCCTCTCTGCAATCGGGGCACCCGCGGATACTGCCTCCATGTATGAGTTCTGGACAACACGTAGCCATGTCAACGGTGGGCCTTGGTGGCGCTGGAACAACACGGATGTCGTTACCTGGGATTCTTTTGCACGCTATCCAAGGATTTTAACGTCTGGTACCTATAAAACACGTGCGGTTCAGCTCGCTATGGGGACACACTTCGGGCTTGCAAACTATGGCTTTATCGATGGACATGTCAAGTCTTTTCGTGCGGGGGCTATTTCTGTGACACCATGGACTGCCGCCGCGATCAATGCACGCCGAACCGCTGGTCAGTTGAACCGGAATCTATTGCACTTTGATGCTCAGTATAAATAATTTTAGATTTGTGTTCTTACGTTGAGATGAAAGGTGCTTAATACGGTTTTTAAATCTTTAACTTTGGTACGGTCTTTTTCATAAGCTATCTCCTTTAGAGGTAGCCTATACCCGGTGCAGCTCAGCCTCGTATTTTTTGTGGAAAATACGAGGCTAGATGTGCTTGTTTGAAAACCAATTCAGAAAGGGTATACTGGTGCATCGTCTAGCATTCAGTGTTGGTTAGCGTTTGGGTATGTCTTTATTCCGTTTTCTGGAGGTTTTTCAAATGAATAATCGTTCGAACAGATCCGCATTCACCCTCATCGAGCTCCTCGTGGTGATCGCGATCATTGCGATTCTTGCTGCAATTCTTTTCCCTGTCTTTGCTCAGGCACGTGGTAAGGCACGTGCGATCGCCTGTCTGTCCAACATGAAGCAGATGGGGACGGCGGCGATGATGTACGCGCAGGACTACGACGAGGTCATGCCGACTTGGTCGCTCTACTGGTTTGCTTACTACAACCCTGCACCAACGGGAGCAAAGTTCCCCGACTCCGTGAACCTGTACTGGGATGCACTGCTTCTGCCCTATGTCAAGAGCGGCGATCCGGGCAATCTCTCTGCCCCGAATCGTGGGGGGGTCTGGCACTGTCCTGATGCAGAGAACCCCAGCATTGGTGTTCGCAGCTACGGGTATAGCATGGGGCTAACCTACGACACCGATCCGACCAGTCCTTTCTTGTACCGCTGCCCGTCCTTGTCGGAGATCGAGGCACCAGCTTCCACGGTCTTTGTCGGTGACTCCGGCTCTTCGGGACGTCTAGGACGCACCTACGACTTCCAGGGCTACTACGAGAAGTATGTGGCGAAGATCCAGCCTACCCGAGACTCCCCATGGCGTCACCAGGAAGGGGCCAACTATGTCTACTGCGACGGCCACGCGAAGTATGGCAAGGGCGACATGATGTACCCACATCCTACTCCCCCAAGCACGGCCTACGCCACGGCACGCCCCCAGGCCAACTGTGCCCACGCGAAGTACTTCGCGGCTAAGGCGGGAGAGCGAACCTACTGGGCAGCTCAGGCGACCGCGGCGGGCTTCCCCTGTAGCCCATAGGAGCTTTTATGAAGACACTCATACTTCTGGCGATTGGCCTTCTGGCGCTGGCGGGCTGCTCGCCAAAACCCGAAGCTACGACCGATAAGGCGCCCCCGACAGGTGCCGGTGCCGCTGCGCCCGTACAGGCGGCACCCGGTGCTCCTCCGGGAGCGAATCAGCCCTTGACCGATGGTCGGATGGATAAGTCAGACAACGGCAAGTAGTTAGATGAAAAATCGCCCGAAGCGCCATGGCGCTTCGGGCGATTTTTTTGCTCTGGGACAAATATTGGGGGGAAGGTATAATATCCCTATTCCCTTTGGGGTAGGTTATCCTTCGTTTAATTATTTGGAGGTTTTTTTCATGGTTTCTACGACACGTCGGTCTGCGTTTACGCTGATCGAGCTCCTCGTGGTGATTGCGATCATCGCGATCCTTGCTGCAATCCTTTTCCCTGTTTTTGCCCAGGCACGTGAGAAAGCACGTGCGATCAGCTGCCTATCCAACCAGAAGCAGATGGGCGTTGCCCTCATGATGTACTCGCAGGACTACGACGGTGGCTTCCCGACTTGGTCCGAGTACTGGTACAGTGTCGCCTATGCCATCACCCCGCTCGGGTCCGATACGGCGGATCGCTACTGGGACGCCAAGCTCCTGCCCTATGTCAAGAGTGGCAACCCTGGCGGTACCCCGACCACATCCCCCGACCGTGGAGGCGTCTGGCACTGCCCGTCGTCGCCCTACACCAACAGCCAGCGTAGCTACAGTGTCAGCTCCGGCTTCATCTACGACACCGACTCCACCAGCCCCTACAGCTACCGCTACCTGAATGAGTCGGAGATGCCCAAGCCCTCGGACACGGTCTTTGTCACCGACGGTGGCCCCGACGGCCGTACCCGGTTCAACTACACGTACTACTCCCTGCCCGCCTCGGGAGTTGGCAATGGCTACTACTACCGCTTTATCGCGGGGGGGAGCGCCACCAAGGGCGATACCGACGCCGCCTACCGTCACAACGAGGGCTCCAACTATGTCTTCTGCGACGGCCACGCTAAGTGGTTCAAGGCCGAGATCATGTTCCCCCACCCGACTCCCCCCAGCACCTCCTACACGGGTGTTGTCGCCGGGTCGCAGCGCTGTGCGTGGGCGAAGTACTTCGCCGCCAAGCAGAACGAGCGTGACAACAAGGGCAACTCGGCCATCTCTCTCGGCTACGCTTGTTCGGGCTGGTAATCTGCAAAAGGAGCTACGATGAAAGTAATTGCGCTGATCTGTCTAGTCGTTCTTGGTGTCTTGAGTGCTGGGTGCCAGAAAGAGGAGCCCAAGCCGGTGGCGTCCACGGCTCCCGTGGCTAATCCGGCGGCAGGTGCCAATCCCGGAATGGGGCAGGCGGCCCCGGCAAACCTCTCGACCGCAGAGAAAGATAAGATCGAAGGTAAGGGGTAGAGACCCCCAAGACGCCGGGGTAGCACGCGCTACCCCGGCGTTTTATTTTGTGGCGGAGTCGGCGGCGAGGCGCCCCATGAGGATGGAGAACTTAAAGCCATGCCCCGAGCACGCCGAGACGCGCGTGGTCTTGGGCCGAGGATGGTCAAAGACAAAGCTCTCATCGGGGGTGTTGGTGTACAGACACGATGCATGGTGCGTCACCTCCGGGCCGAGGCTCGGGAAGCGTGTGGCCGCATAGGCGCGCGCCGCGTCATCGTCGCTGGTGAGGGTGGGGCGATCGGGCTGGTCGGGAGCGAAGGGGACCTGCGGGATATGGCGGGCAAGCTTCACGCCCGCGATGCGCCCATCGCTGGGGAAGCCGTACCAGTAGCTCTCGGCGTCGATCCAGACGGGATAGCCAGTGAGCTCTCCCGACAGATAGGTCACCTGCTGGCGTGTCACGGTCAGCGGGAGCGGCGACTCAGGGAAGAGCGTGTTGGTCCAGGCCCCCGCACAGACAATCACGTGGTCGAAGCTCTCTAGCTCCTCTAGGCTCTCGATAACGATGTTCTCGCGCAGCTCCGCTCCGGCGGCCCGTGCCAGTCGTGCCTGCGCCCGCACGACCGCGCCCGCGCGCAGGAAGCCCGCATCGCTCTGCCAGATCGCCTGCTCGCCCTCGGCAAGCACCAGCGCCGGGTAGCGCTCGGCGACCTCAGCGGCGCTGAGGAGCTGGTGCGCCACCCCATTGACCGCGAGTGCCTGCTGCATGCTAGTGAGCTCGGGGTGGTTTTTGGGCGCGAAGAAGAGCCCCCCACAGCGCACAAAGAGCTCCTCGCCCGCCGCTTGCTCCAGCGCGTCCCAGAGCGGGTAGGCCTGTCCCATGAGCTGGGTGTAGTGCGCCTCGGGGTAGGCGTAGCGGATGATCCGAGACTCCCCGTGCGACGAGCCCATGCCATGCCCTATCGTAAAGCGCTCGAACCCGACCACGGTGTGGCCCGCCTCCGCAAGAAACCGGCACGCGGCGCTCCCCACGGCCCCGATACCAACGACAGCGACTTTCATTGCGCGAGCCGGAACCCATCGGAGTCGCCGCCCTTGCCGGGGTAGCTCCAGGCGCGTCCCGCGACACGGTGCGATGTGCTTGTGGTGTAGCTGTACCACGATGCGCCTCGGAGGATGCGGTCTTTGCCGGTAGCGGGGCCTTGCGGGTTCTCCTCGGGCGAGCTGGCGTAGTAGTCCGCGCCGTACCAGTCCGCGCACCACTGGAAGACATTGCCTGCCATGTCCGCGAGCCCGTAGGCATTGACAAAGACATGCTCGGTGCGGCTGACGGGGGCAGTCTTATCGCGCTGCTCCCTCATGCTCGACCAGGCCAGGGAGTCGTCGTAGGTATCGCCCCAGGGAAAGATCGGGCTGGCCTGTCCGCCCTGCGCGGCGTACTCCCACTCGGCCTCGGTGGGGAGGCGCAGCTTCGCCCAGTCCGCCAGCGCCTTGGCCTCGTCCCAGCTCACGTTCACCATCGGGTGGTCGGGGATCCAGCCCCAGGCGGGAGGCTCGGGCATCTTGCGGTTGGTGGCGGTGCAGAACTCCTGAAACATCCCGACGGTCACCGGTGTGCGCCCCAGCTTAAAGGCTGAGAGGGTCACCTTGTGCACAGGCTTGCGGTCGGGTGCGGTATCGGCGCTCCCCATCAGAAAGCTCCCGGCAGGAATACTGACCATCTGCGCCTTGTAGGCAGCTAAGGTGAGGGGAGCCGGCGGCGGTGCGGGCTTTGCTACTGCCCGCTTGGGCTCCGCGGGGAGCTTGCCCAGGAGCTCTTGAATCGTCTTTGCCAGTGCGGGGGTGGGCTGGAGCGTGCTGGCCTTGGTCAGGCTCGCCCGCGCTTCGTCGGTCTTGCCCTGCTTGAGTGCGAGACGCCCCAGCCAGTAGTGGCCCTCGGGCGCGCTGGGCTGGAGTGAAATCGCTTTTCTCGCCTCGCTCGCGGCGGCATCGAGC
This genomic interval from Armatimonas rosea contains the following:
- the solA gene encoding N-methyl-L-tryptophan oxidase; amino-acid sequence: MKVAVVGIGAVGSAACRFLAEAGHTVVGFERFTIGHGMGSSHGESRIIRYAYPEAHYTQLMGQAYPLWDALEQAAGEELFVRCGGLFFAPKNHPELTSMQQALAVNGVAHQLLSAAEVAERYPALVLAEGEQAIWQSDAGFLRAGAVVRAQARLARAAGAELRENIVIESLEELESFDHVIVCAGAWTNTLFPESPLPLTVTRQQVTYLSGELTGYPVWIDAESYWYGFPSDGRIAGVKLARHIPQVPFAPDQPDRPTLTSDDDAARAYAATRFPSLGPEVTHHASCLYTNTPDESFVFDHPRPKTTRVSACSGHGFKFSILMGRLAADSATK
- a CDS encoding prepilin-type N-terminal cleavage/methylation domain-containing protein — its product is MNNRSNRSAFTLIELLVVIAIIAILAAILFPVFAQARGKARAIACLSNMKQMGTAAMMYAQDYDEVMPTWSLYWFAYYNPAPTGAKFPDSVNLYWDALLLPYVKSGDPGNLSAPNRGGVWHCPDAENPSIGVRSYGYSMGLTYDTDPTSPFLYRCPSLSEIEAPASTVFVGDSGSSGRLGRTYDFQGYYEKYVAKIQPTRDSPWRHQEGANYVYCDGHAKYGKGDMMYPHPTPPSTAYATARPQANCAHAKYFAAKAGERTYWAAQATAAGFPCSP
- a CDS encoding prepilin-type N-terminal cleavage/methylation domain-containing protein; this encodes MVSRRCRQRLFTLIELLVVIAIIAILAAILFPVFAQARERARSTACLSNMKQLLTAEIMYAQDYDEMLPRLVNVCVPGIPNTTKDFYNITDMLLPYVKNGEIYKCPSDPIERWNGGMPTGGAVSYAWTHYQPGFETDSTYGLHARYPEVCGSTNFADSLTLSAIGAPADTASMYEFWTTRSHVNGGPWWRWNNTDVVTWDSFARYPRILTSGTYKTRAVQLAMGTHFGLANYGFIDGHVKSFRAGAISVTPWTAAAINARRTAGQLNRNLLHFDAQYK
- a CDS encoding formylglycine-generating enzyme family protein — encoded protein: MPFLIAIVQPAESYLALLKRIEQLAVAGKLDAAASEARKAISLQPSAPEGHYWLGRLALKQGKTDEARASLTKASTLQPTPALAKTIQELLGKLPAEPKRAVAKPAPPPAPLTLAAYKAQMVSIPAGSFLMGSADTAPDRKPVHKVTLSAFKLGRTPVTVGMFQEFCTATNRKMPEPPAWGWIPDHPMVNVSWDEAKALADWAKLRLPTEAEWEYAAQGGQASPIFPWGDTYDDSLAWSSMREQRDKTAPVSRTEHVFVNAYGLADMAGNVFQWCADWYGADYYASSPEENPQGPATGKDRILRGASWYSYTTSTSHRVAGRAWSYPGKGGDSDGFRLAQ
- a CDS encoding DUF1559 domain-containing protein: MVSTTRRSAFTLIELLVVIAIIAILAAILFPVFAQAREKARAISCLSNQKQMGVALMMYSQDYDGGFPTWSEYWYSVAYAITPLGSDTADRYWDAKLLPYVKSGNPGGTPTTSPDRGGVWHCPSSPYTNSQRSYSVSSGFIYDTDSTSPYSYRYLNESEMPKPSDTVFVTDGGPDGRTRFNYTYYSLPASGVGNGYYYRFIAGGSATKGDTDAAYRHNEGSNYVFCDGHAKWFKAEIMFPHPTPPSTSYTGVVAGSQRCAWAKYFAAKQNERDNKGNSAISLGYACSGW